The window aacccgggacccctggtgtcacagacaagcgcgctaccgctgcgccacagaggccgtcaatatgaccgaaccatctcaacatacccatttctattcctgtaactacatcttctttcacatcacaacattcccttatcacgctgtgccttatccggtcactcaatttcacacccatcacaCTCCTTAACCATACTCCTTAACCGTGGTCTTCCATCTTGTGTAGATTGTAAAAAGTTAatcaaataaacttgggattcttctttttggtgatggactagcaatctgtcactattcttatctcaatacatacataataatcacatcCATTACCCTTGCaggaaagacagagccaacagtcttaaaagactcataggccacatttagctgtttggcttaatggtaggattgagattcaaatagtgatagttgctagtctgtcgcctaaaagaagaatcccaagtttatatgcctatcccttagtcgccttttacgacatccatgggaaagtgatggagtggtcctattctttcttttctaatggtaccggaaatcacacggcacattagcTATTAAATAAAGCATGCAAATATTATTCTATATCAACTTCGTCTCTTTCAGATCAGAGTTTTCCGTCCTCCAAACTACTCGGGAGCCGTAGCATTTGCAATGCTCTTCATATTAGTAGCGGGATTCCTATATTTACGCAGAAATAACCTCGAGTTCCTTTACAACAAGCAGATGTGGGCGACCGCTGCCGTCTTCTTCTGTTTCGCTATGGTCTCCGGGCAGATGTGGAACCAGATCAGAGGGCCACCGTTCTATCATAGAACGAAGAACGGCCCCGTTTATATAAACGGCGGTTCGCACggtcaatttgtgttggagagcTATATCGTAGCTATTTTGAGTATCCTTTTACATAATCTTACTTTTTCGTATGCGGATTTTCGGAACATTAGTTCCCattactatttaataaataacacaggttgtttacaatataaaatactgTGTGTAGgtaaaaatgaagaaaactaaaatataaaacataaattaatcaaaacttactgcgtCTTAAGTCATTGttgtgaaaattaacaaaagacgATCGTACTTTTTCgtctcttaaaatttttacttttttgttagCGGCCAGTGCGGTATTAaacaatacttttttaaacacaGTTATTGAACACGCACGTACATTaggtacgtatgtatatttctgttacttgcgcgtttaatacctgtattagtttcaatttttaaaattagttacTTTACATGTGTGGGTGTGGATATACTAAACTCGTAGTTGGGGTTTGTTAAAGACAAATAGTAGtaacaaaaactattaaagtttttattgtcCTATACCTACtgcattttaaatcaataaaacatttttttgtggAAGTCCATAGTCTCTGGCTAAcccaatgggagacaggcgtgatggtatgtagatatgtatgtgcTGCATTTTCGTGTGAcgctaaatttaaattaagtactttggtgtttgaaagttttttatttggtgTCTTTTCCAAGCAAAAGCTAGTGAGCAATAAATAAGTGTTGggttaagttttttatttgggGTTTTTTTCCAAGCAAAAGCTAGTGAgcaataaataagttataattatgttgataatggaaaatctaaaaaaaaatattccttaaCCCAATCTCAAGATGGTGCCGTGGTCGTCGGTATgatcttaatgatagaagcCGCTGGAGGTGTGAAGAGTTGCGACATAGCGCGGACACAGGCGgagggaaagagacggaggtTCCAGTCTGTAGTCGGTCTCGTTCTAGTTTGCGTGTTCTTCTCACTTCTACTCTCTGTGTTCAGAGCTAAGACCCAAGGGTACCCTTACAGGTATTGTTTTTGttcttattggtgccgtgtggtttccggcaatttagaataggactactctctctctcatctcatttcccacggatgtcgtaaaaggagactaaaggctaataaacttgggattcttctagtcggcgatgggctagcaacctgtcacttattTGAATGtggtcttcaagactgttgggtctttctaccccgcaaggtatatagacgtgattacatgtatgtatgttgaaaagTACAACACAATATAGGTAGATAGTTGTAGTAGTCATGTGGTTCTTGGCAGAATTAAATACACTCCTTTTATATTGAAtgcatttaagtaatttttatcttttttgtatacaGATTTAAAGTATACTTTCCTTTGTTTCAGCTTCCTGTTCAAGTAAGGTTATCATCGGATAGTGATAATGAGTAAGTAGGATACATTATTCGTCCATTTAAGTGTTTAATCGGTGTGCAAttcttttatgaaataataaaaagttgagaatatgatgtattttttattttgttatgatgaaaattactttaaatgtGGTCAAAATTTCGTCTTCGAAAACAATTCCAGTAATAATGAAAGTGCTAAATAATTTGCCTGAATCAGTTAATGTCGTAATATAAACTAGCTTGGTAATATAAACTAACTAACCCACAGTTTCGCCATCGCGAATTTAGCGTCACCTACAAAAGGTTATTTGCAAATCCTACAGGAACTTTAGTTTTAACCGATATGAAAGGTATCCTATGACTCTTCAATTCTATAATACAACagatttcaagaagatttgtTTAGCAGATAACgtgtgaagaggtaacaaacatatatttgcatttataatatgtcaAGCTAGGAGATATAAGGGGCAAAGACAGTTGTCTCTTCGAAGTTTGTTTATGAGATATCAAATGGAATCCTCTATTTCTTTCGCTCTAGCTCTTTGATAGAAAATAATAGCAATACAGGTATAACAAGtgacataaattaataataagaccactaaattaaaacaatttattttattcaaaatatgttttcgtttgactaatgtaaaatattggagataaacatttctttttctttatacaataaataaagcctctatttaaaagtaataaatattcttgTTTACAACATATCAGCCTTTTTCGATCAGATTTACCATATTTTTTCTCCTTTCCCCACACTATACACATCAttttcatattgttttttCACACGTCTGAAAGAGggattttatattgtattttattcacaTTGCGGTCTTAAAATTAGAAGTGGAGCTATAACTTGGCGACCTTTTACAGGCAAGGCCAACAGGTATCTATGTCCACTTTACTTAAGATCTTGTCATCcctacaaaatatttgaaaatatctaTGCGATTAGAAAAACAGTGGAACAGATAATATATCCATAAAcgcaataattttaaataaaatacggtTCTTGACGCGAACAAGAAACTCGGgcagtttgttttgttattgcaATTATTTcgccaatattaaaaagaggTATTTGGCGTGAAGGCAGAcaagtgattttttaattacattcataacgatttaatatttttacgtaGGGCAATATACTCCGTGAACAGATAAATTGTTGGACTGtgccatttttttataagattacaaatacgtaattataatttcagtCTCGTTTTACTAAACTAATTGAGGGAAGATGGCCCATCTATTCTTTGGATAGTTCTTGAAAGTCTGGATGTACCATTCGTGCGCTTGGATGGCGGTTTGAATCTGaaatagacaaaaatattaactttaataGCGTGGCAACATCTCTACAaccaatcacgcgacgctatcaggcAAAAACAGCGAAATGTCTAAATCgcacaagcaaagatttcacggattgtagcataaatacaactgcGACTCAagatcgtctgtcgcgcggttccccaggcgtcacacctagcttggcggaagatcttctctTTGTTGGCAGTcaagccgaatcatcgctcccacTACAATGGTGTTCGAAGTAGTTTAAGATGCAGAATTTAAATAgattaagttattatttcaataaaatatctacTAATACTTAtgggtataataaaaatttgttgaaCCTATGACCCACAATACCTATACCCATATGACACGCGTTACACCATTaatatcgcgcgaaaaacaaTAGCTGtctctaaataaaaaagcgaaacagcgctagtttttcgcgcgatacaAACGGCGTCGTGCGTGCAATGATATGAGAACAAAATGGTGTAAGTTAAGTCGGGTACAGCCATCTACAGAGCAACATGACACCTCGTTCATTAAAACATGGGGTTAAGTTTTTGCCACTGTACATGAAGCGACTTACGTCTGTAATAAGGCAATTATCTTGTCGCACcgccaacttaaagtttttctgtttggtcagctgggagactggtagagaatgccaaacggcattaagaccgccttttgtacattttcttgcaataaaattttaaataaaaaaaatattcagctCAGGTCATGGtaaagattacatacatacatatagtcacgtctataccccttgcgtggtagacagagccaacagtcttgaaaagactgaacggccacgttcagctatttggcttaatgatagaattgagattcaaatagtgacagcttgctagcccatcgcctaaaaaagaatcccaagtttgtaagcctatccctttgtcgcctttcacgacatccatgggaaagagatggagtggtcctgttctttcttgtattggtgccgggaaccagacggcacacatgataaatattgattaatagtATTAAGAAtggagaaaaataatatacctacacacCTGATTACCAAGCACCCACAGATATATACAGAAGAATGTCTTAGTCGGCATCAGAAATAAAAGTACAGTGTACATCACGACCTCGCACAATCTGTGCGGACTCGACACTGTATTGAACAGCCTGCCGTGCGGCACCGTATGTGCCTCGCTGACCACTGTACCAGTTTTCTTATCTTTACGGAGGTTCGCGAAAATAAGGTTCGTCTTGAACTGCTCATACCAACACGCGAGGAATGTGATCGAGCATGGTACGATGAAGATTGATGTCCATGCGTCATTCCACACGATCCCTTCTCGGTTTTGTTTGCCTTGAAATTGAGAAATTAAAGGTGTTATTAAAAAcctttatataagtacctacacatAACATAGAAGTTCCGGAAATTAGCGTgtgcaaacaaacatacaaacaatttttatttaaaaattcatccTCATTTCCTATTTCTTCatggttataatttttttaaaaaatataatacacaatgtacagacaattttttttactgttttattatcgGTATTGATATATGTCCGTGGCATAATTAACTAACTCGCGACAATTACGAGGGAATAGCGTTGCAACAGCAAGTGACGTGACTAGAATATATCATAGCTTATTTATAGTGTTGTGACTCATTTTATAGTTAAGT is drawn from Amyelois transitella isolate CPQ chromosome 6, ilAmyTran1.1, whole genome shotgun sequence and contains these coding sequences:
- the LOC106142901 gene encoding tumor suppressor candidate 3, with the translated sequence MKYLGLLCLAIIINYNAGHAQVRTKGADEKISQLTDMTAKKSIIPLNLSKFKEYVKNPPRDYSFIIMFTAMAPSRRCAICQHVYDEYLIVANSFRFSPSYTNKLFFGMVDFDEGSDIFQMLRLNTAPVIMHFPAKGKPKPADTMDFERAGIHAEAIAKWIQDRTDHQIRVFRPPNYSGAVAFAMLFILVAGFLYLRRNNLEFLYNKQMWATAAVFFCFAMVSGQMWNQIRGPPFYHRTKNGPVYINGGSHGQFVLESYIVAILNGAVVVGMILMIEAAGGVKSCDIARTQAEGKRRRFQSVVGLVLVCVFFSLLLSVFRAKTQGYPYSFLFK